One genomic window of Streptomyces sp. NBC_01498 includes the following:
- the rlmN gene encoding 23S rRNA (adenine(2503)-C(2))-methyltransferase RlmN — translation MAPPIPGELTFVAPRGAKKPPRHLADLTPEERREAVTALGEKGFRAKQLSQHYFARFAHDPAEWTDIPAAAREKLATGLLPDLMSVVRHISCDEDTTRKTLWRLHDGTLVESVLMRYPDRVTMCISSQAGCGMNCPFCATGQAGLDRNLSTAEIVHQIVDGMRALRDGEVPGGPARLSNIVFMGMGEPLANYRRVVGAIRRLTDPEPDGIGLSQRGITVSTVGLVPAMLRFADEGFKCRLAVSLHAPDDELRDTLVPVNTRWKVREVLDAAWEYAEKSGRRISVEYAMIRDINDQAWRGDLLGRLLKGKRVHVNLIPLNPTPGSKWTASRPEDEKAFVDAVASHGVPVTVRDTRGQEIDGACGQLAATER, via the coding sequence ATGGCCCCGCCCATTCCCGGAGAACTCACCTTCGTCGCGCCCCGCGGCGCCAAGAAGCCACCGCGGCACCTCGCCGACCTCACGCCGGAGGAACGACGTGAGGCCGTCACGGCGCTCGGCGAGAAGGGGTTCCGGGCCAAGCAGTTGTCGCAGCACTACTTCGCCCGGTTCGCGCACGACCCCGCCGAGTGGACGGACATCCCCGCCGCCGCGCGGGAGAAGCTGGCCACGGGGCTGCTGCCCGATCTGATGTCCGTGGTGCGGCACATCTCCTGCGACGAGGACACGACCCGCAAGACGCTGTGGCGGCTGCACGACGGCACGCTCGTCGAGTCCGTCCTGATGCGCTATCCGGACCGGGTCACCATGTGCATCTCCTCGCAGGCCGGCTGCGGCATGAACTGCCCGTTCTGCGCCACGGGGCAGGCGGGACTGGACCGTAACCTGTCCACCGCCGAGATCGTCCACCAGATCGTGGACGGCATGCGCGCGCTGCGTGACGGTGAGGTCCCCGGCGGCCCCGCCCGGCTGTCCAACATCGTCTTCATGGGCATGGGCGAGCCTCTCGCCAACTACCGCCGCGTCGTCGGGGCGATCCGGCGGCTCACCGACCCCGAGCCGGACGGTATCGGCCTCTCGCAGCGCGGCATCACCGTCTCGACGGTGGGCCTCGTGCCCGCGATGCTGCGCTTCGCCGACGAGGGCTTCAAGTGCCGGCTCGCGGTCTCGCTGCACGCCCCCGACGACGAGCTGCGGGACACCCTGGTACCGGTGAACACCCGCTGGAAGGTGCGGGAGGTGCTGGACGCCGCCTGGGAGTACGCGGAGAAGTCGGGCCGCCGGATCTCCGTCGAGTACGCCATGATCCGCGACATCAACGACCAGGCGTGGCGTGGGGATCTGCTGGGCCGGCTGCTCAAAGGCAAGCGGGTGCACGTCAATCTGATCCCGCTCAACCCGACGCCCGGCTCGAAGTGGACCGCCTCCCGCCCCGAGGACGAGAAGGCGTTCGTCGATGCCGTGGCGTCCCACGGGGTGCCCGTGACGGTGCGGGACACCCGCGGTCAGGAGATCGACGGGGCGTGCGGCCAACTGGCGGCCACGGAGCGCTGA
- the rpsB gene encoding 30S ribosomal protein S2 produces MAVVTMRELLESGVHFGHQTRRWNPKMKRFIFTERNGIYIIDLLQSLSYIDRAYEFVKETVAHGGSIMFVGTKKQAQEAIAEQATRVGMPYVNQRWLGGMLTNFSTVYKRLQRLKELEQIDFEDVAASGLTKKELLVLSREKAKLEKTLGGIREMQKVPSAVWIVDTKKEHIAVGEARKLHIPVVAILDTNCDPDEVDYKIPGNDDAIRSVTLLTRVIADAVAEGLIARSGVATGDSKPGEKAVGEPLAEWERDLLEGDKKGDAEKPADAADAEAPADVQSSAETEKVADAESAAAPVEAAEAAEATEATEAPAADSDKG; encoded by the coding sequence ATGGCCGTCGTCACGATGCGGGAGCTGCTGGAGAGCGGCGTCCACTTCGGTCACCAGACCCGCCGCTGGAACCCGAAGATGAAGCGTTTCATCTTCACGGAGCGCAACGGCATCTACATCATCGACCTGCTCCAGTCGCTGTCGTACATCGACCGCGCCTACGAGTTCGTCAAGGAGACCGTCGCCCACGGCGGCTCCATCATGTTCGTCGGTACGAAGAAGCAGGCCCAGGAGGCCATCGCCGAGCAGGCGACGCGGGTCGGCATGCCGTATGTCAACCAGCGCTGGCTGGGCGGCATGCTCACCAACTTCTCCACCGTCTACAAGCGCCTTCAGCGTCTGAAGGAGCTGGAGCAGATCGACTTCGAGGACGTAGCCGCCTCCGGCCTCACCAAGAAGGAGCTTCTGGTCCTCTCCCGCGAGAAGGCCAAGCTGGAGAAGACCCTCGGTGGTATCCGCGAGATGCAGAAGGTGCCCAGCGCCGTCTGGATCGTGGACACCAAGAAGGAGCACATCGCCGTCGGTGAGGCGCGCAAGCTCCACATCCCGGTCGTCGCGATCCTCGACACCAACTGCGACCCCGACGAGGTCGACTACAAGATCCCGGGCAACGACGACGCGATCCGCTCCGTCACCCTGCTCACCCGCGTGATCGCCGACGCCGTCGCCGAGGGCCTCATCGCCCGCTCCGGCGTCGCCACCGGCGACTCCAAGCCGGGCGAGAAGGCCGTCGGCGAGCCGCTCGCCGAGTGGGAGCGTGACCTCCTCGAAGGCGACAAGAAGGGCGACGCCGAGAAGCCGGCCGACGCCGCCGACGCCGAGGCTCCGGCCGACGTCCAGTCCTCCGCCGAGACGGAGAAGGTCGCCGACGCCGAGTCGGCCGCCGCTCCGGTCGAGGCCGCAGAGGCTGCCGAGGCCACCGAGGCCACCGAGGCTCCCGCAGCGGACAGCGACAAGGGCTGA
- a CDS encoding TetR/AcrR family transcriptional regulator gives MAEHRTMQRGALLDAARSLLSEGGTEALTFPALAERTGLARSSVYEYFRSRAAVVEELCAVDFPVWAAEIEFAMAEATTPGDKIEAYVRSQLGLVGDRRHRAVVAISASELDAGAREKIRAAHGGLIAMIVDALSELGHEQPRLAALLLQGVVDAAVRRIELGVAEDPAVIAEAAVSMVLRGVRGT, from the coding sequence GTGGCCGAGCACCGGACCATGCAGCGCGGCGCCCTGCTGGACGCCGCACGCTCCCTCCTGTCCGAAGGCGGCACGGAGGCGTTGACCTTCCCCGCCCTGGCCGAGCGCACGGGGCTCGCCAGATCGTCGGTCTACGAGTACTTCCGGTCGCGCGCTGCCGTCGTGGAGGAGCTCTGCGCCGTCGACTTTCCGGTCTGGGCCGCCGAGATCGAGTTCGCCATGGCCGAGGCGACGACCCCCGGGGACAAGATCGAAGCGTATGTGCGCAGCCAGTTGGGACTGGTCGGTGACCGTCGACACCGAGCGGTGGTCGCCATCTCCGCGAGTGAACTCGACGCCGGTGCCCGGGAGAAGATCCGGGCGGCGCACGGCGGGCTCATCGCGATGATCGTCGACGCCCTTTCGGAACTGGGACACGAGCAGCCGAGGCTGGCCGCGCTCCTCCTCCAGGGCGTCGTGGACGCCGCCGTGCGGCGGATCGAGCTCGGCGTGGCCGAGGATCCCGCGGTGATCGCCGAAGCGGCGGTGTCCATGGTGCTCCGAGGCGTACGCGGTACCTGA
- a CDS encoding phosphatidate cytidylyltransferase, whose amino-acid sequence MNDSSWGAPPTTGYWGPPDQGAAPAGPAYDELDAQQTRPMPIVPDVPASGGAQDDDRGAARPGGPLFRDEMPQEPMSAPPPPPPKKRAGRDLRAAIGVGVGLGAVIVASLFIVKAVFIGVIVVAVVVGLWELTSRLDEKKGIKAPLVPLAVGGGAMIVTGYVRGAEGAWVATALTALAVLAWRMTAPPEGYLKDVTAGVFAVFYVPFLATFVAMMLMADDGAQRVLTFLVLTIVSDTGAYAIGWRFGSRKLAPRISPGKTREGLLGAVGFAMAAGALCMEFLVEDGTWWQGLLLGLAVAASATLGDLGESMIKRDLGIKDMGTLLPGHGGIMDRLDSLLPTAPVVWLLLVVFVGSG is encoded by the coding sequence ATGAACGACTCTTCCTGGGGGGCCCCGCCGACCACCGGCTACTGGGGACCGCCTGACCAGGGGGCTGCCCCGGCGGGTCCCGCATACGATGAGCTTGACGCACAGCAGACTCGGCCCATGCCCATCGTGCCCGACGTACCCGCGAGCGGCGGGGCCCAGGATGACGACCGGGGGGCTGCTCGGCCGGGTGGCCCCCTGTTCCGTGACGAGATGCCGCAGGAGCCCATGTCCGCCCCTCCACCGCCCCCGCCGAAGAAGCGGGCGGGCCGCGATCTCCGTGCGGCCATAGGGGTCGGTGTGGGGCTCGGCGCGGTGATCGTGGCGTCCCTGTTCATCGTGAAGGCCGTCTTCATCGGCGTGATAGTGGTCGCCGTCGTCGTCGGGCTGTGGGAGCTGACCTCCCGGCTCGACGAGAAGAAGGGCATCAAGGCGCCCCTGGTCCCGCTCGCGGTCGGGGGCGGGGCGATGATCGTCACCGGGTACGTACGGGGCGCGGAGGGCGCCTGGGTCGCCACCGCGCTCACCGCCCTCGCGGTGCTCGCCTGGCGCATGACGGCGCCGCCCGAGGGCTATCTCAAGGATGTGACGGCGGGCGTCTTCGCGGTGTTCTACGTCCCCTTCCTCGCGACGTTCGTCGCGATGATGCTGATGGCGGACGACGGGGCGCAGCGCGTGCTCACGTTCCTGGTGCTGACGATCGTCAGCGACACCGGCGCGTACGCGATCGGCTGGCGTTTCGGCAGCCGCAAACTGGCACCGCGGATCAGCCCCGGCAAGACCCGCGAGGGGCTTCTCGGGGCCGTGGGATTCGCGATGGCGGCGGGCGCGCTGTGCATGGAGTTCCTCGTCGAGGACGGCACCTGGTGGCAGGGACTGCTCCTCGGTCTGGCCGTCGCGGCCAGTGCCACGCTCGGGGACCTGGGCGAGTCGATGATCAAGCGGGATCTCGGCATCAAGGACATGGGGACGCTGCTGCCGGGGCACGGCGGCATCATGGACCGCCTCGACTCGCTGCTGCCGACCGCTCCGGTGGTGTGGCTGCTGCTGGTGGTGTTCGTCGGCTCGGGCTGA
- the whiG gene encoding RNA polymerase sigma factor WhiG: MPQHTSGSDRAAAPPVVPPAARGDVRPAAPTALDTLWRSYKTTGSERLREQLILHYSPLVKYVAGRVSVGLPSNVEQADFVSSGVFGLIDAIEKFDIERSIKFETYAITRIRGAMIDELRALDWIPRSVRQKARAVERAYATLEAQLRRTPSEAEVAAEMGIAVEELHAVFSQLSLANVVALEELLHVGGEGGDRLSLMDTLEDTAADDPVEVVEDRELRRLLARAINTLPEREKTVVTLYYYEGLTLAEIGNVLGVTESRVSQIHTKSVLQLRAKLADAGR, from the coding sequence ATGCCCCAGCACACCTCCGGGTCCGACCGTGCGGCGGCGCCCCCCGTGGTGCCTCCCGCGGCCCGTGGCGACGTGCGACCTGCCGCGCCCACGGCGCTCGACACGTTGTGGCGGTCGTACAAGACCACGGGCAGTGAGCGGCTGCGTGAGCAGTTGATCCTGCACTACTCACCGCTGGTGAAGTACGTCGCCGGCCGGGTGAGTGTGGGACTGCCGTCCAACGTCGAGCAGGCCGACTTCGTCTCCTCCGGAGTCTTCGGGCTCATCGACGCGATCGAGAAGTTCGACATCGAGCGGTCGATCAAGTTCGAGACCTACGCCATCACGCGCATCCGGGGCGCGATGATCGACGAACTGCGCGCGCTGGACTGGATTCCGCGCTCCGTACGCCAGAAGGCCAGGGCTGTCGAGCGGGCCTACGCCACGCTGGAGGCGCAGCTGCGGCGCACCCCGTCAGAGGCCGAGGTGGCGGCCGAGATGGGGATCGCCGTCGAGGAACTGCACGCCGTTTTCAGCCAGTTGTCACTGGCGAACGTCGTCGCGCTGGAAGAACTGCTGCATGTCGGCGGGGAGGGCGGCGACCGGCTCAGCCTGATGGACACACTGGAGGACACGGCGGCCGACGACCCCGTCGAGGTGGTCGAGGACCGCGAACTGCGCCGACTGCTGGCCCGCGCCATCAACACCCTTCCCGAGCGCGAGAAGACCGTGGTCACCCTCTACTACTACGAGGGCCTCACCCTGGCGGAAATCGGCAATGTCCTCGGTGTCACCGAGAGCCGGGTCAGCCAGATCCACACCAAATCGGTCCTCCAGCTCCGCGCGAAACTGGCCGACGCGGGACGCTGA
- a CDS encoding thiamine ABC transporter substrate-binding protein yields the protein MRSTKKLAAGAVAAALGVSTLAACGGGSEDSSSPDGATSTSVTLVAHDSFAASDSVLKKFTEETGYTVKVLKSGEAGEALNKEILTKGAPQGDVFFGVDNTLLSRALDNGLFAPYEAKGLDQVRTDVRLDDARHRVTPVDTGDICVNYDKKYFADKKLAPPETFADLTKPAYKDLLVVENPQQSSPGLGFLLGTVAAYGDDGWQDYWKKLKANGAQVVDSWEQAYNEDFSGSAGGRKAKAERPLVVSYASSPPVEVLYADPRPAEAPTGVAAGTCFRQIEFAGLLQGARNEAGGKALLDFLLTKTFQEDLPLTMFVNPVVDGAKLPALFTDHGAVVDDPQTMAPERIAENRDAWIQSWSSLVVK from the coding sequence GTGCGTAGCACGAAGAAGCTGGCGGCCGGCGCCGTCGCCGCCGCGTTGGGCGTCTCCACGCTCGCCGCCTGCGGCGGTGGGTCCGAGGACTCCTCGTCGCCCGACGGGGCCACGTCCACGAGCGTGACACTCGTCGCCCACGACTCGTTCGCCGCCTCGGACTCCGTACTGAAGAAATTCACCGAGGAGACGGGCTACACCGTCAAGGTGCTGAAGAGCGGCGAGGCCGGCGAGGCACTCAACAAGGAGATCCTCACCAAGGGAGCGCCCCAGGGCGACGTGTTCTTCGGAGTCGACAACACGCTGCTGTCCCGTGCCCTCGACAACGGTCTGTTCGCGCCGTACGAGGCGAAGGGCCTCGACCAGGTCCGCACCGACGTACGGCTCGACGACGCGCGGCACCGTGTCACCCCCGTCGACACCGGGGACATCTGCGTCAACTACGACAAGAAGTACTTCGCGGACAAGAAGCTGGCGCCGCCGGAGACCTTCGCCGACCTGACGAAGCCCGCCTACAAGGACCTCCTCGTCGTCGAGAACCCCCAGCAGTCCTCACCGGGCCTCGGCTTCCTGCTCGGCACCGTCGCCGCGTACGGGGACGACGGCTGGCAGGACTACTGGAAGAAGCTCAAGGCCAACGGCGCGCAGGTCGTGGACAGCTGGGAGCAGGCGTACAACGAGGACTTCTCCGGCTCGGCGGGCGGCAGGAAGGCGAAGGCGGAGCGTCCGCTCGTCGTCTCGTACGCGTCGAGCCCGCCCGTCGAGGTCCTGTACGCCGACCCTCGGCCCGCGGAGGCCCCGACAGGCGTCGCGGCGGGTACCTGCTTCCGCCAGATCGAGTTCGCCGGCCTGCTCCAGGGGGCGAGGAACGAGGCGGGCGGCAAGGCACTCCTGGACTTCCTGCTGACCAAGACCTTCCAGGAGGACCTGCCGCTCACCATGTTCGTCAACCCGGTCGTCGACGGTGCGAAACTACCCGCGCTCTTCACCGACCACGGGGCGGTCGTAGACGATCCCCAGACCATGGCCCCGGAGCGGATAGCCGAGAACCGCGACGCGTGGATCCAGTCGTGGTCCTCACTCGTAGTCAAGTAG
- the frr gene encoding ribosome recycling factor, producing the protein MIEETLLEAEEKMEKAVLVAKDDFAAIRTGRAHPAMFNKIVADYYGALTPINQLASFSVPEPRMAVVTPFDKSALRNIEQAIRDSDLGVNPSNDGNIIRVVFPELTQDRRKEFIKVAKTKAEDSKISIRSVRRKAKETIDKLIKDGEVGEDEGRRAEKELDDTTAKYVAQVDELLKHKEAELLEV; encoded by the coding sequence GTGATCGAAGAGACCCTCCTCGAAGCAGAGGAGAAGATGGAGAAGGCCGTCCTGGTCGCCAAGGACGACTTCGCCGCGATCCGCACCGGTCGTGCGCACCCGGCGATGTTCAACAAGATCGTGGCGGACTACTACGGTGCCCTGACCCCGATCAACCAGCTGGCGTCGTTCTCGGTGCCCGAGCCGCGCATGGCGGTGGTGACCCCGTTCGACAAGAGCGCGCTGCGCAACATCGAGCAGGCCATCCGGGACTCCGACCTCGGGGTGAACCCGAGCAACGACGGCAACATCATCCGCGTGGTGTTCCCCGAGCTCACGCAGGACCGCCGCAAGGAGTTCATCAAGGTCGCCAAGACCAAGGCGGAGGACTCCAAGATCTCGATCCGCTCCGTGCGCCGCAAGGCCAAGGAGACGATCGACAAGCTGATCAAGGACGGGGAGGTCGGCGAGGACGAGGGGCGCCGCGCCGAGAAAGAGCTCGACGACACCACGGCGAAGTACGTCGCCCAGGTGGACGAGCTGCTCAAGCACAAGGAAGCCGAGTTGCTCGAGGTCTGA
- the dprA gene encoding DNA-processing protein DprA, which yields MTAEADADERRARAALTRVIEPGDENGGRWLREYGARGLMQLLTAPEGTDDRALGGVGPRRVSGLRARAAAAAPERDLSVVAGIGGRFVCPGDREWPTQLDDLGTSRPIGLWVRGTPDLRLWALRSVAVVGARACTPYGAHMAATMASGLAERGWVVASGAAYGVDGAAHRGALASDGATIAVLACGVDVVYPPGHAELVRRIAEQGLVVGELAPGDHPTRSRFILRNRVIAALTRGTVVVEAEYRSGSLVTARCAQRLGRFTMGVPGPATSGLSAGVHEMLRNEGVLVTDAAEVVELVGDMGDLAPARRGPVLGRDLLDPPARRILEALPGRGALGGRDIAREAATTVDEALGRLYELHSLGFVERHGDGWQLTPRTTRDDGTRRAGP from the coding sequence ATGACCGCGGAGGCCGACGCGGACGAGCGACGGGCGCGGGCCGCACTGACCCGCGTGATCGAGCCCGGCGACGAGAACGGCGGACGGTGGCTGCGCGAGTACGGCGCCCGAGGGCTGATGCAACTCCTCACCGCTCCCGAGGGGACCGACGACAGAGCTCTGGGGGGCGTCGGCCCGCGCCGCGTCAGCGGCCTGCGGGCCCGCGCGGCGGCAGCCGCTCCCGAGCGGGACCTGTCGGTCGTCGCGGGGATCGGCGGCCGGTTCGTCTGTCCGGGCGACCGGGAATGGCCGACACAGCTCGACGACCTGGGCACGTCGCGGCCCATCGGGCTCTGGGTACGAGGCACGCCCGACCTGCGACTCTGGGCCCTGCGCTCCGTCGCCGTCGTGGGAGCCAGGGCCTGCACCCCGTACGGGGCTCACATGGCGGCGACCATGGCGTCCGGTCTGGCCGAGCGCGGCTGGGTGGTCGCCTCCGGTGCCGCGTACGGAGTGGACGGAGCCGCCCATCGGGGCGCGCTCGCCTCGGACGGCGCCACGATCGCCGTCCTGGCCTGCGGGGTCGATGTCGTCTATCCGCCCGGACACGCGGAACTGGTGCGGCGCATCGCCGAGCAGGGTCTCGTCGTGGGGGAACTGGCGCCCGGAGACCATCCCACCCGCAGCAGGTTCATCCTGCGCAACCGTGTCATCGCGGCGCTCACGCGGGGAACGGTCGTCGTGGAGGCCGAGTACCGCAGCGGCTCCCTGGTGACCGCCCGCTGCGCACAGCGGCTCGGACGCTTCACCATGGGCGTCCCGGGCCCGGCGACGAGCGGGCTCTCCGCAGGGGTGCACGAGATGCTGCGGAACGAGGGCGTGCTGGTCACCGACGCCGCCGAAGTGGTCGAACTGGTGGGGGACATGGGGGACCTGGCCCCCGCCCGGCGCGGGCCCGTCCTGGGCAGGGACCTGCTCGATCCGCCCGCCCGGCGGATCCTGGAGGCGCTGCCCGGCCGGGGTGCCCTCGGCGGGCGGGACATCGCGCGCGAGGCCGCGACGACGGTCGACGAGGCCCTCGGGAGGCTGTACGAGCTTCACTCACTCGGGTTCGTCGAACGGCACGGGGACGGATGGCAGTTGACGCCGCGGACGACACGTGACGACGGGACGCGGCGAGCCGGTCCTTGA
- the pyrH gene encoding UMP kinase — translation MNKGADATQSTDDNDDPGKKAGRFMLKLSGEAFAGGGALGVDPDVVHAIAREIAAVVRDGAQIAVVIGGGNFFRGAELQQRGMDRARSDYMGMLGTVMNCLALQDFLEKEGIDSRVQTAITMGQVAEPYIPLRAVRHLEKGRVVIFGAGMGMPYFSTDTTAAQRALEIDAEALLMGKNGVDGVYDSDPKTNPDAVKFDALEYGEVITRNLKVADATAVTLCRDNALPILVFELLAEGNIARAVRGEKIGTLVSDQGTRA, via the coding sequence ATGAACAAGGGCGCGGACGCCACCCAGTCCACCGACGACAACGACGACCCCGGCAAGAAGGCCGGGCGTTTCATGCTGAAGCTGTCCGGTGAGGCGTTCGCCGGCGGGGGAGCACTCGGCGTCGACCCCGACGTCGTACACGCCATCGCCCGTGAGATCGCCGCCGTCGTACGCGACGGGGCGCAGATCGCCGTCGTCATCGGCGGAGGCAACTTCTTCCGCGGCGCCGAGCTCCAGCAGCGCGGCATGGACCGGGCCCGCTCCGACTACATGGGCATGCTCGGCACGGTGATGAACTGTCTGGCACTCCAGGACTTCCTGGAGAAGGAAGGCATCGACTCCCGTGTCCAGACCGCCATCACCATGGGGCAGGTCGCCGAGCCGTACATCCCGCTGCGCGCCGTACGGCACCTGGAGAAGGGACGCGTCGTCATCTTCGGCGCCGGCATGGGGATGCCGTACTTCTCCACCGACACCACCGCCGCCCAGCGTGCCCTGGAGATCGACGCCGAGGCGCTGCTCATGGGCAAGAACGGCGTGGACGGGGTCTACGACTCCGACCCCAAGACCAACCCCGACGCGGTGAAGTTCGACGCGCTGGAGTACGGCGAGGTGATCACCCGTAACCTCAAGGTCGCCGACGCGACCGCCGTCACCCTCTGCCGCGACAACGCCCTGCCGATCCTTGTCTTCGAACTCCTCGCCGAGGGCAATATCGCGCGCGCCGTCCGGGGTGAGAAGATCGGCACGCTCGTGAGCGACCAGGGCACCCGGGCCTGA
- the tsf gene encoding translation elongation factor Ts, translating to MANYTAADVKKLRELTGAGMMDCKKALVEADGDVDKAVEVLRVKGQKGVAKRESRSAENGAVVSLVADDNTSGVLLELKCETDFVAKGDKFQAAANALAAHVAATGPADIDVLRASEIEPGKTVQAFVDEANANLGEKIVLDRFAQFQGEGSFVGTYMHRTMPDLPPQVGVLVELAKGSADDATAAAVAKDVAQHIAAFAPKYLTREDVPADVVENERRVAEATSREEGKPEAALPKIVEGRVNGFFKEVTLLDQPFAKDNKKSVKKVLDEAGVTLKRFARIRVGA from the coding sequence ATGGCGAACTACACCGCCGCTGACGTCAAGAAGCTCCGCGAGCTCACCGGCGCCGGCATGATGGACTGCAAGAAGGCGCTCGTCGAGGCCGACGGCGATGTCGACAAGGCCGTCGAGGTCCTCCGCGTCAAGGGCCAGAAGGGCGTCGCCAAGCGCGAGAGCCGCAGCGCGGAGAACGGCGCCGTCGTCTCCCTCGTCGCCGACGACAACACCTCCGGCGTGCTGCTGGAGCTGAAGTGCGAGACGGACTTCGTCGCCAAGGGCGACAAGTTCCAGGCCGCCGCCAACGCGCTGGCCGCGCACGTGGCCGCGACCGGCCCCGCCGACATCGACGTACTGCGCGCCTCCGAGATCGAGCCCGGCAAGACCGTCCAGGCGTTCGTCGACGAGGCCAACGCCAACCTCGGCGAGAAGATCGTCCTGGACCGCTTCGCGCAGTTCCAGGGCGAGGGCAGCTTCGTCGGCACGTACATGCACCGCACCATGCCCGACCTCCCGCCGCAGGTGGGCGTTCTGGTCGAGCTGGCGAAGGGCAGTGCCGACGACGCCACGGCGGCCGCCGTCGCCAAGGATGTCGCCCAGCACATCGCCGCTTTCGCGCCGAAGTACCTGACCCGTGAGGACGTCCCGGCCGACGTCGTCGAGAACGAGCGCCGCGTCGCCGAGGCCACCTCCCGCGAGGAGGGCAAGCCGGAGGCCGCGCTGCCCAAGATCGTCGAGGGTCGTGTCAACGGTTTCTTCAAGGAGGTCACCCTCCTCGACCAGCCGTTCGCGAAGGACAACAAGAAGTCCGTCAAGAAGGTCCTGGACGAGGCCGGTGTCACGCTGAAGCGCTTCGCGCGCATCCGCGTCGGCGCCTGA
- a CDS encoding YifB family Mg chelatase-like AAA ATPase codes for MGFARACSVALVGVEGVVVEVQADLEPGVAAFTLVGLPDKSLSESRDRVRAAVVNSGAEWPQKKLTVGLSPASVPKSGSGFDLAVAASVLGAAERVDPRAIADLVLIGELGLDGRVRPVRGILPAVLAAAEAGYRQVVVPEQTAGEASLVPGVSVLGVRSLRQLIAVLTGEPVPEEPTVTEDGRPDPMLAGLIVPGAGVGTGLATRLGQHDGHGPDLADVAGQRAARTALEVAAAGGHHLLLQGPPGAGKTMLAERLPALLPPLTRQESVEVTAVHSVAGILPPGEPLVRAAPYCAPHHSATMQSLVGGGNGLARPGAVSLAHKGVLFLDEAPEFSGKALDALRQPLESGQVVIARSAGVVRLPARFLMVLAANPCPCGRHTLYGAGCECPPSAIRRYQSRLSGPLLDRVDLRVDVQPVHRADLMGRGGRGETSAVVAERVVEARRRSAERLAGTPWTVNSEVPGHELRTRWLTAPGALDAAERDLERGLLTARGLDRVLRVAWTVADLAGRERPDERDVGVALELRTGIARGAGAVIRGVS; via the coding sequence ATGGGATTCGCGCGTGCCTGTTCGGTGGCGCTGGTGGGCGTCGAGGGCGTGGTGGTGGAGGTCCAGGCCGACCTCGAACCGGGAGTCGCCGCCTTCACCCTGGTCGGGCTGCCCGACAAGAGCCTGTCGGAGAGCCGGGACCGGGTCCGGGCGGCCGTCGTGAACTCCGGCGCGGAGTGGCCGCAGAAGAAGCTCACCGTGGGGCTCAGCCCGGCCTCCGTACCCAAGAGCGGATCCGGTTTTGATCTCGCAGTTGCCGCCAGTGTGCTCGGGGCGGCCGAACGCGTCGACCCGCGGGCCATCGCCGACCTGGTGCTGATCGGTGAACTGGGGCTCGACGGCAGGGTCCGTCCGGTACGGGGCATCCTCCCGGCCGTCCTCGCCGCGGCCGAAGCCGGCTACCGGCAGGTGGTGGTGCCGGAACAGACGGCCGGCGAGGCGTCGCTGGTACCCGGGGTGTCGGTGCTCGGCGTACGGAGCCTGCGCCAGCTCATCGCCGTGCTGACCGGCGAACCGGTGCCCGAAGAACCGACGGTCACCGAGGACGGGCGGCCCGATCCGATGCTGGCCGGGCTGATCGTGCCCGGCGCCGGCGTGGGGACGGGCCTCGCCACACGCCTCGGACAGCACGACGGCCACGGCCCGGACCTCGCCGACGTCGCGGGACAGCGGGCCGCCCGCACGGCCCTGGAGGTCGCCGCGGCGGGCGGACACCATCTGCTGCTGCAAGGGCCGCCCGGAGCGGGCAAGACGATGCTGGCCGAACGCCTGCCCGCACTGCTGCCACCCCTGACCCGCCAGGAGTCCGTCGAGGTCACGGCGGTGCACTCGGTCGCCGGAATCCTGCCGCCGGGTGAGCCTCTCGTCCGTGCGGCTCCGTACTGCGCCCCGCACCATTCGGCGACCATGCAGTCCCTCGTCGGCGGTGGCAATGGGCTCGCGAGACCGGGAGCGGTCTCGCTGGCGCACAAGGGAGTGCTCTTCCTGGACGAGGCGCCGGAATTCTCCGGCAAGGCTCTCGACGCGCTGCGCCAGCCCCTCGAGTCGGGCCAGGTGGTGATCGCGCGCAGCGCCGGAGTCGTACGGCTGCCCGCCCGCTTCCTGATGGTGCTCGCGGCCAATCCGTGCCCCTGCGGGCGGCACACCCTGTACGGCGCCGGGTGCGAATGCCCGCCCTCGGCGATCCGCCGCTATCAGTCGCGCCTGTCCGGGCCGCTGCTCGACCGGGTCGACCTGCGGGTGGACGTTCAGCCCGTGCACCGCGCCGACCTCATGGGCCGGGGCGGGCGGGGCGAGACCTCGGCCGTCGTCGCCGAACGGGTCGTGGAGGCCCGCCGGAGATCGGCGGAACGGCTCGCGGGGACCCCGTGGACCGTCAACAGCGAGGTGCCGGGCCACGAACTGCGCACCCGGTGGCTGACCGCGCCCGGGGCACTCGACGCGGCCGAACGCGACCTCGAACGGGGGCTGCTCACGGCTCGCGGCCTCGACCGGGTGCTGCGGGTCGCGTGGACGGTCGCGGACCTCGCCGGGCGGGAGCGCCCCGACGAACGGGACGTGGGCGTGGCACTGGAACTGCGCACCGGCATCGCCCGGGGCGCCGGCGCCGTGATCAGGGGCGTCTCATGA